DNA from Brassica napus cultivar Da-Ae chromosome C4, Da-Ae, whole genome shotgun sequence:
TAAAACTAGTATACTTCCACACTGACAATGAAACGAGTGCAAAAACTACCTTAGATGATACAGCAGACATGTCATCACTTTCTGAATCAACAGAGAGAGAAACTACAATCGTTTCTCTTACCGGCTCATTCCCAGCTGAGACCGCCTTTCTAGCTCTAGTTCTACTGGAGACTCCAACGCACGTAGTAGAtggattctttcttttttggccCTTCATTTCCTGTATAAGAAGTTAGAAACGCTGTTAAGAACACAACAAGTCACCGTCAATTACTCCAAATGCAAACCGCATAGCAAACATCAATTATTACATCTCAACAATGCAATACTCAGAGGAAACTACTCACTTACGAAAGGAACGAAGATGGAGACTAGAATTTCGtcggagaaagaagaagaaacgaagCGGTTCTCGATTCTAGAGAGTTGAGACCCGAGAAATAAGAGGGAGAGAGGACGTCTACGGAGAGATTGATGGATTCCTGATTTAGACGAAGGAGGACGACGAAGAAAGCCACAACGCACGGAGGCTAGGGTTTCGTCGCAATCGCAAGAGAGAAGCCGGAGAGGAACGAGACGGGATTTAGATTTAGgtggagagggagagagacaaAACGCTTCGTTTAGAGAATAGGATCCGGTTCAGTTTGGTTGGGTCGGGTAGAGCAGGTCGGGTTGGTAATAAGTTGGTTTCATTAAGGTCCCTAGCGTCTTTAACCATGTTTTACccgattttatatttaaaaaaaaataaaaaatatattattttttattacagGGTGAAATCAGCATTTCTAATGGAGAGGGAGGGGCATTTCGAGTTAAAGTCCGGAACAACACAAACGGACCGAACCGGAACAAACAAACCGTACTGGAgactaaaccaaaccaaaccaaaccaaaccaaatcaatTAAATAGCGAGGCATATCCATCTATCTTCAGACTTAAGGGTAAGAAGTGTCCTCACGACTGTCGACCAAAAAAGCACatttttcatgtaatttttgGTAAGGGAGAATTCCTTAAAATACGCAGACTAATTTTCATTTGCTAATAAGATACATAAACTATTTTGGATTTCCGTTTAATAGACGTATTAATTTTCGTTGtctattaaatacacaaacttttaaaattcgCAGGTTTTACACATAGTTTTAGACGGCGTTAACTATATTTAAAGGCAGTGACGACGGCGTTAGTGTTTAATTAACACgtgtttaaattttgaaaatattttttttaaatacaactatttttcatttgctaataaaatacactaACTATTTTTGGATCCCCATTTAATAcacaaattaatttttgttttctattaaatacacaaacttttgaaatttgcaGATTTTACACATTGATTTAGACGATGTTAACTATGTTTAGCATAAGTGAAgacaatatttaaattaaacaagtGGTTTAACTGTGAAAAGCACGCTCACCCTCGGCCAATTGAAATTAATTTGAGTTAGTTTCAATTCGAGTTTGACACTCTAATATGTTTCAACCTCTTTTATTCTccaaaatatgtttattttcttcttctttactttgatttctcattCTATCGATTCAAAATGAGGCCGATTTCCATGTCGTGAAAAAAGATGAAGAGAACTACGTAATTTTAAACGAGTTTCTGATTTTGGAATTAGTTTAGTGTTATgcatttctaattttttttttcgcttTGATAGTAGTGATTATGATTCAAGGTAAATTTACACTATGATAAATAAGTTTAGTGTTATGAATTAAGTTctacatatattttttctactctgatcaaaaaatttgaaatttcatcataaacaaaatttacaCTATTGAAGCGTAATGGAGAAGAAAGCTAACAATATAATCTATCGGAGGacatttaagaaattttttctTCATAGTTTAACCACATGCTCAATTAAACACTAACATTGTCTTCACTTCTGCTAAACATAGTTGACATTGTCTAAATCTCAATTTTCAAAAGTTTGTATAtgtaatagaaaacaaaaattagtttgtgtattaaaCGGAGATCCAAAAATAGTtagtgtattttattagcaaatgaaaaatagtttgtgtattttttaaaaaaatattttcaaaatttaaacacGTGTTAATTAAATACTAACGCCGTCTTCATTGCCGTTAAATATAGTTAGCACCGTCTAAAACGATGTGTAAAACCTGcgaatttcaaaaatttgtgtatttaatagacaacaaaaaaatagttcgtgtattaaacagggatccaaaatagttcgtgtattttgttaacaaatgaaaattagtCCGAGAATTTTCCATTTTGGTAATTGACTTCTGTTCAATTTCTCacatcattttttctttttttttggtaatcaaaTCCCACATCATTTTACTAACTAACAAAGCATTatctcaacaaaaaaaaaacaaagcattaTCTCAGGATGTCTTTTTTTTCGAAGAAAGGGTTTTCAATTATCCCGGGAtgtcacacaaaaaaaaatatcttaaacctttttaaaaagatttcgTAATGAATGTTTTGAAACCTTATTAAAAAGACTAGAGTcggtgtccgcgctacgcgcggaaaaCATGTTCAAattaagaaatttttatttttgattggtagccgcatattgatttattttaaattttcataaaattttattgtCTTTATgtgttgaataatttttttttttgtggacaattttaaaattaaaagaaacgtTAGTCAGTTCACACAGttcaaaacaaaatagtttGACAGTAGAAATAAGCAATTGTCTAAAGGGAATAGTATTTGGTAGATAAcggaaaagaataaaaataagttAAGGTGTAGACGATGTCTGGGAAGTATACTGTGAATGGTCTTGTAGAGCTGGCACTTTCTATTGGGGGCGGACCTATTGTTAAAAAGAATTTTGTTAGTACAGCTTCATTATTGAGTTTGGAGATTTTTGGTCGGCCGACTTACTTGTTGCTTGCATCTTATGGTATAGAAAGTTGTTCGTGATTCTGGTGAGCCTGATCTGGGTGAGCATCTGATCGTGATTCTGGGGGAGCGAGAGAAAGGAGTTTAGTATTTTTGGATAATGTTGTGTATTGTGTTGCAAATAATAATGGATTACCTGGTAAGTGAGGTAGACCGTTGTATATTTCTTTGTAGACTATGTTTTTAACTCTTCCGATCTTTTGATCATTTCTTTGCAAATATTTGTACGGTCACGGGGCAAACTCTAGAAATAAACAACAACATGGCAAAATTATTAtcctttttcaaatttatttttatagaaattatagttcaatatatgtttatatattttatgtatttataaatttattttctttatttttaagggATGCTAAGATTTTGAAATTGGAATTTTTTTGACCcacctatatattattttaattaggaaattttgaactttaaatgttaatttttattataactgcagagattaattttcaatataaatttatgtttaaatactgcgaaatacattatttaatataaacaaaatactaCAAACATAAAAGAAACACCTGCTATGATGAAACAATGTAGTGAATTTACAACTtgtataattgttttattagagttttgggttaaagtaatatattaatatttcgataatattaatgtttttgattCAAAACTGATAATAAGGGAGagttaaaattttggttttattaggaTTTTAAGTCATTTAAACTTTCTTTGTTCTAATatatgtgaattttcattagaagatattaatttaattttttggttttaaaatataaagtaggtctaaaattattatattttcaaaataaaattactttttatattgtttagaaacatattacgaacaaatcaaattaaataagcTGTAACTaatcttcttaaaaaaaaacttcggaaaaagaaaatcataaagATCAATGCTTAATGTGTGGAAACCTTTGGCTCTCTTTCGTACCGGTACCTCCAAGAcatcagattcaagttttcaaaCCGAGAAGAAGAATTTAATCTCTATATTCTAACGATGAGTTCTTTTCCTTCTGAATTACAATTATCAAGCTGCTTTGAAATTGGGCTAGTGATAATAAGGTATTGAATTATTGTTGAGTAACTATGAAAGTCACTGGGCTACTTATGATCGTATAAACAAACCCCTAAAAAAATATCTTCTGGAGATACCGTTAACAAACGTAAAAATGCCAACGACCCTTAGCCACCTCCACGCAGCATCTCATCCTTCTCTTTCAGAACCGATGATTTCATGGAAAATGCACCGAAGATAAAGTGTATAGAGAATATGATTAGATCATCACAAAGACTTGTCTTTGAACGTAgatgaaaatcaaaatatatactgaAGAACTTACTAagagagacgaagaagaagaaggcttcatgctcttctccttggtTCTCCTTGGAATCATAAGATCTGTACTTGGATTTGAAGAAATCCATGGAAAAGATGGTTGAGCACGAGATTCATAGCGAGTGGAGAAGAGACGTCGCCGTTGATGAATCGGTGGAGAAGCAAGCCGGAGTGAATCTGTGCCTTCGTGGTGATTGTCATTACCTTGAACATGGAGATGAACGGTGAAGATAAAGCTCTTGACAGATTTTAACCAGTCCATGCCGATTGCCTGCAAGAGAGAGGAGGTGATCTCCGACGAAAGAGTTTCCTGTTCTGAGGGAGATATCGATTAGGGTTACGGGGGAGTGACTTTAGGCTTGAGTGAGTGAGTGATTTGGGCCAGCCCGAGAATGAAAATGGCAAAACTCTGTTTCCAATTCATTGGGTTAAAGCCCAAAACGGTAGTGACATGGCATATTGATTGGCTCACAATATTTTTGCCCATGTGGCAGTGTTTAGGAACCAGGGATTTAGTATCGATTAGGGTTACGGGGGAGTGACTTTAGGCTTGAGTGAGTGAGTGATTTGGGCCAGCCCGAGAATGAAAATGGCAAAACTCTTTTTCCAATTCATGGGTTAAAGCCCAAAACGGTAGTGACATGGCATATTGATTGGCTCACAATATTTTTACCCATGTGGCAGGGTTTAGGAACCAGagatttagtcccttttatatagtaggattcaTAAGTATTCATCAATATTACCAATAGTAATATAAAAAGTAACataaaaagatataataatttatagagtatgTTTCATAATATTTAGTAGTGAAAAGCgatattaatatacatacacTATTTTTTGTTATTCTTCTTATAAATCTAAGAAATCATATATTATGATGTTAAGATCATGTCCGGATGTGCCACATGGAAGCCATATTTGCCAGAAGTTGAACTCGTTCTGCAGCTATATCTTTGGCTACCAGCAGTGTTTAGAAACCCAATCCGGACacgcggttgaaccggtaaaaCCGGCGACCAGAAAAAATCTGGTTtggattttgtgaaaaactcaatatttagaaacccgcaaaAATCCACTAAAACCCAGAATCCGATACCGGTTGAACCGCCGGTtgaatcaataaataaattttactttattttttttagtttttaattatgtatttagattatgttttatattctaagtttccaattaagaagttaggtttttccttttcagttttatatttgtggtttttagattttgatgaaaatttcacTATACCACctaaagaaaataaagtgaaCAATGGTAGAGAGAACTAAAATCAGTTGATGTAATTTGGTGTTTGTTTATTTCTgttattgacaatttattacaatgatcttttatttttgatatattttttatttgtagttcaatttattatttaccttgttagagaaaattttaaattgtataaactatttttgatattttgtatgtcaaatgaaaataaaaatataaaaactaaagttaattattttctaaaggttccaaactattattttatgtttaaaaaaaacatttagaaaatattaaaccttagtttctatatttatagCCGCTTTTAGCTCCATAGTACTCCTTTTAAGTATGGCATGCTGCAGTTcaagaaaccaaagaaaaaaacacaactCATATAAAGaaaccaacaaaataaaaagaattttgaCTCACCTGATGATCACTTTGGTTGATGAGGTCAGGTTTTGCAGATTTAGGAAACTGTACAGTTTCTATGCATCTTCTTGACATATCACTCGGGTATCCAACCTCCAACTTTTTCATGAATTATGTATATAACGTTAACTATTTGCTATAGTGGCCTATGAGTTATATTAAATAACTTAGTTCGTCTAAGTTATAAAAGGGTTGTATACATAATTCATGAAAAAGTTGTCTAGGAAACTGTACAGTTTCTATGCATCTTCTTGACATATCACTCGGGTATCCAACCTCCAACTTTTTCATGAATTATGTATATAACGTTAACTATTTGCTATAGTGTAAAAGAACTTATAGAGTGGCCTATGAGTTAAATAACTTATATAATCGAATCATAGGGGAAGCTTTACGTATTCGGATTGGTTGTAAAAGTAAAACAAAGATGGTGGAAATCACTTAAATTATTCTAATCAAAGATGCATTTCTCTATTACAAAACATCCACTTCAAGCACAATGTGCTCAACTCGAATTGGCTCCaataaagagagagacaaaCTTATTTCCTTACTTTCTCAATGAATAATCAAGCAAAAATGTGTTGTCTATGTTACATAAAATCAATAATAGATGAATTACTACTATACGAAAAATGTCGATTGTGCCAAATCCACCAGTTGAAAACGCGTTACATAGAATACGGAATGAACTCTAACGTGGTCCATCTACCAGTTCTACATACTGTGCTCTGCCAACTACCTCTGCAATGACAAACAGTCCATCTTAATATCTACGCGTTTGTTTCTATTATGCATGTCTGAATGcaaagataaaatatattacattataagaaaaagtaaaagaagaatCCAAGTTACAGCTTGAACGGATTTGCTACGCATTTGACACTCAGACAGATTTAGTTGTCACTGTATAGCTCATACCAACCGTGAAGCTGCTTTTTGTAGAAACATGAGTTCAAAATGTCCCTAGTCAAATGCTTCGTATCGTCCTGAATAAGTCTGAGCACACGCGTTTGTTCCTGAAAATATCAACAACCATATCACATATTGAAGGTATATAAAATGGCTATTTCAAATCAAATGTTTGCTTGCAGAGTTAACTTAGAGTTACCTTTCGTCTCACTGATCAAAATTTACAATCGAATTCAAAATGAGGGAGAAGCTGTTTAACAATAAACTTGTGAACTGGCACACTTTCTTTTCTTAAAGATGCATGTAACCCCGAAGACTCAGTTTATTACCATGACCTAAAAGGAAAGATAATAACCAAGTGAATATGCCAGAAGGAGAGACCGACTTCTATTCAAATTTATCCTTAATGGGGTAGAAGAATAAAGCTAAGCGTCTCAGTAACCACATCAGTAACCACATGTAAACTAATGATCTTATGAACAGGTAAGAGAATGGTGCTATGGTTACAATGACAAACTCAGTAGTGTCCACTTCACTGAAAACATTTAGAACTTTCTCCATTCTCTCTTTCAGTTGGTCCAACTCGTTGgactgtttcaaaaaaaaaaagaatctttagaagaattcgaaaaaaaagaattgattcAAGAGAAAATGCCTATACTTACAGGTCTTTGTTGTTGTATCTCCTTTTTACCAAAGACAGACGTAAAGGCTGAAGCTGCCGCAGTGATCTTCTTCTTGAGCTGAATATCAAATACAACTAAGCTAAGCTAAACATAACAAAAggattaaaaaaaactgaatgctCAAACTTTTATTTTGCCAATTGAAGAATCATAGAAATCGGACAGAGAAAGAAACTGCAGAGTATGTTCCTGCAAGAAtactattcaaaaaatataaaaaaatccacCAAGTGGAATACTCCAGacttagaatatatatatactaaccGTGGGAGTAGTATCGAGGACTATATGTGTAAACCTATTGTATTCTGGTGACTCCATAAATTGAAGAACATGTGAAGACTCGAGAGATCTCAACattagttataaaaaaataaagttcatCTTCAGGGAATCTCAACATACGTGCCTTGGATATAACTGATATTTCATCATATACCAGGTGATGCAGCATTGAGCATATCTTCAATATTCAAGCTCCCTAACTACAAAGACAAAAATGGACAACGCATCTCCATGACATTTACAAAGTTTTCCCAAACCAACAAAagtagaaaagaaaagagatccGATTTCATCCTTTCATTCACTGTACCAATCAATAGCTTGCCCGGTAATCAGAAACGGCATTCTAAACTAAAAACACCACCAAAAAAAGACTCAAACTTTGACTTGCAATTAGATACATAGAACATAAAGCTACCACCTTTATCTCTGTTTGGTTCGAATTGTTCTTGTCCACGTCGATTTTGCGACGCGACGGCAGAAGATTCCTCCTCGGATGATCCATCGACACCGCATCCGTCGAGAACCCTAATCCTTTACCACACCAAACATCAGAAACCGCGACGCAGCCGCCACTGCCATTGACGTATCTAATTACAGAAGCGATTGGGCTGGAAGATTGGAGGGACAATGTGTGTCAGCGGCAGATCTTCGTCAGCAGCGCTGTGGCGGATTGTTTGGTGCCTAGCTCGTCGGAGTTTGATATCGCGATTCGTAGTGGAGCATATTTATACACGATCTCGGCGACGAACAACACAAACGAAAGTTTCGTAGTGGGATTGCGAATTAAGACGATTTAAGATGAATAAATCACAACGCAACGTTACAGAAACTGAATCGTCCCTCCGCCGATTGAAGAGAAACTGGATTTCAGCCAAGATATGAGGAAGGGCAAGCTCGGGTCGGCATTTTCTCGGGTCTCCAGATGACGCAAAGTCTAGATGACGTGTCAAAACGTTATAACGTGATTGGTCAATTTTCTTGTCCGACGTGAACGTGCTATCTGATGATTATATATCCCTTTTAGTATATTATAGATTTCGTAACTAACTACATGAATCTCATGACATGATATGATGAATTGATGACCGCAGTACCGCGTTTGTAATTTAAACTTGTTTtcttaagtttttaaaaagaagtttGGTAGAGCTAAAAAGACGTATGATGCAAGTACAACAatgaagaaaattatttaattttatgttttatatttggatacataccAGTGTTGACGTCCGCGTAGGCATTTGTAGTTGGTTAAACAACTATACTAATCTAAAATATCATAatgctaaaact
Protein-coding regions in this window:
- the LOC106382041 gene encoding ATPase GET3C isoform X2 yields the protein MLRSLESSHVLQFMESPEYNRFTHIVLDTTPTEHTLQFLSLSDFYDSSIGKIKLKKKITAAASAFTSVFGKKEIQQQRPSNELDQLKERMEKVLNVFSEVDTTEFVIVMVIN
- the LOC106382041 gene encoding ATPase GET3C isoform X1, whose protein sequence is MLRSLESSHVLQFMESPEYNRFTHIVLDTTPTEHTLQFLSLSDFYDSSIGKIKLKKKITAAASAFTSVFGKKEIQQQRPSNELDQLKERMEKVLNVFSEVDTTEFVIVTIAPFSYLFIRSLVYMWLLMWLLRRLALFFYPIKDKFE